One segment of Thermoleophilia bacterium DNA contains the following:
- a CDS encoding glycosyltransferase family 2 protein, protein MAQSFAPRFSIVVPVHNEAECLAAEIAELTRDLEARKVTDFELLLAENGSTDSTGEIAEQLAAGDPRIKVLRLPFADYGAAMKAGMLAAQGAMVVNFDIDLHDVDFMLKAASLLEEADTGRESSVGAGVGEARRLGQAPQPGIVVGSKLVRGAQDRRSFVRHVISWGFTIILRVLFDPHMDDTHGMKVVRREVVQAYAPSTIMTTDLFDTELIIRARRGGVAVLALPVTVEEKRKPRSSIARRIPRTIKNLVKLRLALWKERKAGAGL, encoded by the coding sequence ATGGCGCAGTCTTTCGCCCCTCGATTCTCGATTGTGGTGCCGGTGCATAACGAGGCGGAGTGTCTTGCTGCCGAAATCGCAGAGCTTACGCGTGACCTTGAAGCTCGGAAGGTCACTGACTTCGAACTTTTGCTCGCGGAGAATGGGAGTACCGACAGCACGGGGGAAATTGCTGAGCAGCTTGCTGCCGGGGACCCGAGGATCAAGGTTCTCAGGCTCCCGTTTGCTGATTACGGCGCGGCTATGAAGGCGGGCATGCTGGCGGCCCAAGGGGCTATGGTGGTCAACTTTGATATTGATCTACACGATGTGGACTTTATGTTGAAGGCCGCCAGCCTACTAGAAGAAGCGGATACAGGCCGCGAATCATCTGTAGGCGCTGGGGTTGGCGAAGCACGAAGGCTGGGCCAGGCTCCCCAACCAGGCATCGTTGTGGGCAGTAAATTGGTTAGAGGAGCACAGGATCGCCGCTCGTTTGTGCGGCATGTGATCTCCTGGGGCTTTACTATCATCCTGCGAGTTCTCTTCGATCCTCATATGGATGACACTCATGGGATGAAAGTTGTGCGCCGCGAGGTAGTGCAAGCCTATGCCCCGTCCACCATCATGACGACTGATCTTTTTGATACTGAGCTGATCATTCGAGCGCGGCGCGGCGGAGTAGCTGTGCTAGCTCTTCCAGTCACAGTGGAGGAGAAAAGGAAACCTCGTTCTTCCATAGCGCGTCGTATACCACGTACAATTAAGAACTTGGTGAAGTTGCGTCTTGCGTTGTGGAAGGAGAGGAAAGCTGGAGCTGGACTCTAG
- a CDS encoding 6-pyruvoyl-tetrahydropterin synthase-related protein, producing MRCGRRGKLELDSSRREDLVRQGGVRDWIPNIIAFLAIYCVLLIFYRPNLLFSLTTTAGGDTGAHHYPAQYLIEELLPHFRLTGWAPGWYAGMPMLTFYWPFPFLLIAILDWFMPYQIAFKIVTVIGVFALPAAAYAMARLWRVRRPFPVLAAVFALAFLLMQSYSIYGGNILSTLAGEFGYMISFALVFLFLGTVHRGMEKPGFNLLFVLNCLILLALVLSHIVTTIVLVCIVPGLLLVNPRWRSFGYLVAVAVVGFCLSAFWSLPFAAHLEWTAHMAWNQLHSLKDLVPTALLPVAALGLIGMAYAIARKERKLLPLAWITFITLVIFWILPDGRLWNARVLPFFYFSLHMWAAYGTAWLVRPFAVMMRDLFRLRVLTARRVYVPVVAVVVGAILVVTSTTAAGWIKWNYSGYEGKNQWPLYRQILDYLSTLSPGRVMVEHGQKLDEFGTPRAFEIIPYWTPLDTMEGTLMEASFTAPFHFINQAELSKQPSNAIIGVRYPGLNVHQGITHLQLMNIPYLIAFSPEVKAGLATDSRVELLASFGDYNIYRIVGCTGYVEVMKNKPVRLSVKQNEWRDLANTWYLDPTALDVPFVWDRGEEALKQFAEITPEQVTSAPAVPINTEGHVISETLENEKLVFDTTAIGQPHWIKISYFPNWHVEGAEGPFLVSPSFMMVIPTQSHVTLYYGRTTVNTVGQILEGLAWLLLLCLIAWRSVLWWRRRKLAVAAVDVGPIEWASEEQDEALQRDED from the coding sequence TTGCGTTGTGGAAGGAGAGGAAAGCTGGAGCTGGACTCTAGCAGGCGAGAGGACCTGGTCAGACAAGGCGGTGTTAGGGACTGGATTCCCAACATCATCGCCTTCTTGGCTATTTACTGTGTACTTCTCATCTTCTACCGGCCTAACTTGCTCTTTAGCCTCACCACTACCGCAGGCGGCGATACCGGGGCGCATCATTACCCAGCACAGTATCTGATCGAAGAACTGCTGCCGCATTTTCGACTTACCGGGTGGGCGCCAGGGTGGTATGCAGGCATGCCCATGCTGACCTTCTACTGGCCTTTCCCGTTTCTTCTCATCGCGATCCTTGACTGGTTCATGCCTTACCAGATCGCTTTTAAGATCGTTACCGTTATCGGTGTTTTTGCTTTGCCCGCAGCTGCCTATGCCATGGCGAGGCTGTGGCGGGTGCGGCGTCCGTTCCCAGTTCTGGCTGCGGTGTTTGCTCTGGCCTTTCTCCTAATGCAGAGCTACTCCATCTACGGCGGAAACATTCTTTCCACTCTGGCTGGCGAGTTTGGCTACATGATCAGCTTTGCTCTGGTGTTCTTGTTCTTGGGAACAGTGCACCGGGGCATGGAGAAACCAGGCTTCAATCTGCTTTTTGTCCTAAATTGCCTGATTCTGCTTGCCTTGGTCCTCTCACATATTGTCACCACAATTGTTCTGGTGTGCATTGTGCCTGGTCTACTCCTGGTCAATCCCAGGTGGCGGTCCTTTGGGTATCTAGTGGCAGTGGCGGTCGTGGGCTTCTGTCTGAGTGCATTCTGGTCTCTTCCGTTTGCTGCTCACCTTGAGTGGACCGCTCACATGGCCTGGAATCAACTCCATTCCCTAAAGGACCTGGTTCCCACAGCGCTACTGCCCGTAGCGGCTCTTGGACTCATTGGCATGGCCTATGCCATTGCTCGCAAAGAACGCAAGCTCTTGCCTCTGGCATGGATCACTTTCATCACGCTGGTAATCTTCTGGATCCTTCCGGACGGACGGCTGTGGAACGCCCGGGTGCTTCCATTCTTCTATTTCTCGCTTCACATGTGGGCTGCCTACGGCACAGCTTGGTTGGTGCGGCCGTTCGCCGTCATGATGCGTGACTTGTTTAGGTTGCGTGTTCTTACGGCACGGAGAGTGTATGTGCCCGTCGTGGCAGTAGTAGTGGGCGCGATTCTGGTTGTCACTAGCACAACGGCGGCGGGGTGGATCAAGTGGAACTACTCCGGGTACGAAGGCAAGAACCAGTGGCCCCTGTACAGGCAAATACTGGACTACCTGTCGACCCTTTCCCCTGGCAGGGTGATGGTCGAGCACGGTCAGAAGTTAGACGAATTTGGGACTCCGCGGGCGTTCGAAATAATCCCGTACTGGACTCCGCTTGACACCATGGAGGGGACGCTGATGGAGGCCTCTTTTACCGCACCCTTCCACTTTATCAACCAAGCGGAGCTATCAAAGCAGCCAAGCAACGCCATAATCGGGGTGAGGTACCCGGGACTTAATGTGCATCAGGGCATTACGCATCTACAGCTTATGAATATCCCCTATCTTATTGCCTTCTCTCCGGAGGTTAAGGCTGGCTTGGCTACAGACTCTCGAGTGGAGTTGCTGGCTTCTTTTGGGGACTACAACATCTACCGGATTGTTGGTTGCACCGGATATGTAGAGGTGATGAAAAACAAGCCCGTGCGCCTAAGTGTGAAGCAAAACGAGTGGCGAGACTTAGCAAATACCTGGTACCTAGATCCCACCGCGCTAGATGTTCCGTTTGTTTGGGATAGAGGAGAGGAGGCCCTCAAGCAGTTCGCTGAGATCACGCCGGAACAGGTCACCTCGGCCCCTGCAGTACCTATTAATACCGAAGGCCACGTTATCAGCGAAACCCTTGAGAACGAGAAACTTGTGTTTGACACCACCGCTATTGGTCAGCCTCACTGGATAAAGATCTCGTATTTCCCCAATTGGCATGTCGAAGGTGCTGAAGGGCCTTTCCTGGTGTCGCCCTCTTTTATGATGGTCATTCCCACCCAGAGTCACGTCACTCTCTACTACGGCCGAACGACCGTCAACACTGTGGGCCAGATTCTTGAAGGGCTGGCTTGGTTGCTGTTGTTGTGCTTAATAGCTTGGCGGTCAGTGCTGTGGTGGCGGCGCAGGAAACTGGCCGTAGCGGCGGTTGACGTTGGCCCCATAGAGTGGGCTTCGGAGGAGCAAGACGAAGCTCTACAGCGCGACGAAGACTAG